One segment of Mycolicibacterium sp. YH-1 DNA contains the following:
- a CDS encoding Clp protease N-terminal domain-containing protein, which translates to MFERFTRSARVAVVLAQEDARELEAREIKPEHLLVGVLQSSDHALSTLLGGFGLTADAVRERLMAGLGGDEQSFEEDAEALRSIGIDLGAVRDSVARRFGADAFDNALHRSGRRKGRRGHIPFTRSAKKSLELALREAIHHGDKEIRSEHLLLGILRGADERAIVLIGEHVPVSQLRGSILHLLDDAA; encoded by the coding sequence ATGTTCGAGCGATTCACCCGCAGCGCTCGGGTTGCCGTCGTCCTGGCGCAGGAGGATGCGCGTGAACTCGAGGCGCGAGAGATCAAGCCCGAGCACCTTCTCGTAGGAGTCCTGCAGAGCTCGGATCACGCCCTGTCGACATTGCTCGGCGGCTTCGGCCTCACAGCCGATGCCGTCCGCGAGCGGTTGATGGCAGGGCTGGGTGGCGACGAGCAGTCGTTCGAGGAGGACGCGGAAGCCCTCCGATCGATTGGTATCGACCTGGGCGCCGTTCGAGACAGCGTGGCCCGCAGATTCGGCGCCGACGCATTCGACAATGCGTTGCATCGCTCCGGTCGGCGCAAGGGCCGCCGCGGACACATCCCGTTCACCCGGTCCGCCAAGAAGTCGCTCGAATTAGCGTTGCGGGAAGCGATCCACCACGGAGACAAGGAGATCCGCAGCGAGCATCTGCTACTGGGCATATTGCGCGGCGCGGATGAGAGGGCAATCGTGCTCATCGGTGAGCACGTGCCGGTATCGCAGTTGCGCGGCTCGATCCTCCACCTGCTCGACGACGCAGCGTGA